AATGACAGAGATTCTGCAAACGCAAAGCAGAGCACCAGCGCTGCAATCGCGGCCAGCTGCCAGACGACTCCCTTGGAGGCACCTTTCCAGACAGCATAAATAAGAATCCCAACAATCATCAAATCAAACCACATCGCGACATCCTGTCTAGTTCGGGTCGTCCATGAGAAATTTCGGGGTAGGCCCTCTCCCCTGCTTGCACTCCCCCGATTTTTCATCAAGTCAAGGGAAGGGGATTATAGGCCAAATTTCAGCTCTGCGGAAAGACCAGATTTTGGGTCTAAAATCCCGGAGGCAAAGATAAACGAGGGTAAATTTTCAAAATAGAAAAGCAGGGGTCATCTGTCAGAATTCTGCTCGCCCGGTTTCAATTTTACCTGAGTACGACAGTATTCAGAGCCGATCACAATCATTTGGCAGACGGAATAAACCAGAAGCAGTATCGAAGTGCTTAACAGGATCACAAATAAACCATAGAAATAGATCGCTAATTCTGTCTCTTCATCCAGATACCGCATGAGGTAACCGGGAGCACCGCACAGAAAAACCACGGCAGCCACACTGATAAGAATCGCGAAAATTCTCTGATACAGCGTCATAAGAACTGCCTCTGATCTGGAGCCGAGTAATTAAAACTGTTTCTTACTGTCCAACAGCAACGTGATGGGTCCATCGTTGACCAGTTCCACATCCATGTGTTCCTGAAAACGACCTGTTTCCACCGGGATGCCTTGACCACGGACTTCCGCCACAAAACTCTGATAGAGTTCATTCGCCTGTTCGGGTCGCGCTGCATTCACAAAACTCGGTCGGCGTCCCTTGCGGCAGTCTCCCAGCAGGGTGAACTGACTCACCACCAGCATTTTACCGTTCACATCAGACAACGCCAGATTCATTTTTCCGTCCGCATCTTCAAACACACGCAGACCCGCGGCTTTCTGAGCCAGGTAAATCACATCATCCTGCGTGTCATCCTGCTCCACGCCCAGCAAGACCAGAAACCCCTGCTCGATTTCTCCCGTGATCTCACCATTCACCGTCACACTCGCACGGGATACTCTTTGTACCACAGCTCTCAAAGCAATCTCTCCTCGTGGAAGTTACTCAATTAATCTTAATGCCGCGCTGACAGGCAAACGGATCCAGCGAGATCGACAATTCTTCCTCACAGATTAATTGCCGAATCAACCTGGCGGTGATTGGCGAAAGCTGTAAGCCATCCCGGTAATGCCCGGCAGCCATGATCAGGTTCTGATAACCATCAACGCGTCCCAGGTATGGCAGACCGTCAATCGACTTGGGTCGCAAGCCCGCCCAGGCGCGTTCGAATGTCGCATCCTTCAACTCTGGCACGACAGACTGCGCGAATGCAATCAGCCCTGCCACTCCCTCTGCCGTATTCTCTTTATTGAAGCCGGCTTGTTTCTCTGTGGAGCCGATCAGAATTTTTCCATCACTGCGGGGCACGAGATAGCGGCGTCCCGATTCGATCACCTGTCGAAATGGGATACGTTTCATTGACAGTAATACAATCTGCCCCTGCACGGGGACCAGCTCACACTGAATCCCCAGTCGACTGAGCAGTTCAGGCGACCAGGCGCCTCCTGCAATCACGGTTTGTCCCGCCTGGTGGATTCCAAATGGTGTTTGTATTCCCGTAACGCTCTCACCTTTGGTTTCAAATCCGACGGCAGGAGCCCCTGCATGAATTGCGACTCCTCGATTGGCACACGCAGACAGCAGCGCTTTCATATGTCTTGGATTACGAACCTGTCCCATTTCAGGCAGAGAGAAACCAGACGCGATCTGTGGATTTAAAAATGGTGCGTGTTCCCGTAATGAAACAGAGTCCAGTTCTTCGACAGCGGTCCCGGTTTTTCGCCAGTCCTCTACATAACTCTGCCAGTCGGCGATATCTTCAGACAGAGAGACATGCAAGCCACCACAGATCAGATAGCCGTTATCAATTCCCGATTCCTCTTGCAGACGACACGACCACTCGGGCCACAACGGCTGACTGGCGGCGCGGAGTTGTCCTCCGGGAGTCGTCGCGCATTCGAGTTTCGCGGGAGGCAGCATGCCGGCACCGGCCCAGGAGGCCTCCTGCCCGAACTGCTGACGATCAAAAACGGCAACCGTCAAACCCTGGTTCACCAGTTCGTAAGCGATCGAAAGGCCGATCACTCCGCCGCCAATAATATTTACATCCATCATGGGTTTCACGAGCCCTGGTCACACTCTTCAAAACGAGACATTCAAGGCGGTAGATTATAGCGGACTGACTGCAGAATCACAGGGGCTGCCACTCATTTCCAAAATCAGGAAACGAAGCCCCCTGCTTTTCTGTCTGATTCCAATGCACGGGAATATCAATTCAACTTACCGGGGCGTAGAGTCCTGGCATAAGCAGTCGCCAGTGCCCGCAGATTCGTCCCGTAGACTTTCTGCAATGCGGCAGGCGCTGCGGTTCCCGCTTTGAATTCCTTCAACAGCAGCGCCATCTTTTGTGCGCCCCCGTTGTTGATCAGAAACTCAACCAGCGTAAATCCGACAGCCGTCGTTTCGGAAGGTGAAAAGGTCCCCTCGGCAACCAGTTGTTCGGGGCGCGTCACTTTGGGAGCCGCATTCAGCGCTTCCTGTCTTAGCGACTCAAAATATTTTTGACCGGATGAACCATTCGCCGCCAGCAGCATTCCCAAACCGCGAGACAGCCACATCGGCACATCCCCTTCTCCACGTTGGATTGCCGCATTGGTCAATCCCGCAACGACATTGGTCTGCAGACCCGGAGAATCCAAGCTCGCCTCATCACCAACATCCTGCAGAACCAGATAGGCTTCCAGAGAAGTCGGAGTGACTTTGGAATGCCAGGTTGTAGCAGGGTCAACCCGGCGGTCTTCATTGGTCTGATTGAATTCTGAATAACCGAACCGGTCTTTGATCACATACACAGCCAGTTTGCCTCGCCAGAGTGGTTTCTGTTTTTCATTGAACAGTTTTCGTAAGCTGTCCGCCTGGGTTTCAGCCCAGCCACTGATCTGCTTCAGTCGATCTGAACCGACATTTCCATAGAAAATAAAATCATCTGTCTCGAGTAGTTCCGGCTTTTCGTTGTTCAATGCGCGTTTCCAGGTGGGTTCCAGTGTTTCCCGACGCATATCAGCAAATTTTTCCGGCGAAAGCGTTGCCAGTTCCGCCATCCGTTTCTCATCTTCAGTTGGAACCATTTCCCGCAAGTTGCCTTTGGCATTTTTACCATCGAATTTGGCACCTTCTTCAATCCAGGTTTTCAGATCATTGGCGTTTTTTCGTTTGAGCAATGCCTGCCCCTGAGGCATTTTGATTGGATCCTGTAAACCTACCAGTTGCCACAGACGGCTGTCGTCCGGTTTCCCGGGCACGATCACTTCCCCGGTATCACCGCCGCGCAGAATATCTTCAAAGGTCATGACAGAGAATCCACTGGCCGGGTTATTTCCGCTGTGACATCGCATACAGAAATCCAGCATCCAGGGGGCAACGTCATTCATAAAGGAAACTTTTTCATTACCCGTTGCCATCTCCACTTTGACGGGGTTCTTTTTCGCTTTTGCAGAAGCGCCAATGGGGTCAGTCTCTTTCTCACCATCAAAGCGGGCTCCTTCCTGGATCCATTTCGCAATCAATTCAATCTGATTCTGTTCCAAAGCCGGTGCATTCTTCGGCATCCGCTGATTATCTGGCGCGATCAATTTGAGTGCCAGAAGACTGGCCCTCGGATTACCCGGCACCAGCAGCAAGCCAGTCCGTCCCCCTTTTCGCATGTCTGCAAATGTATTCAAATTCAGATTCGCACTCGCCCGTTGTGCGCCGTGGCAGTTGGAACACTTCTCATTGAGAATCGGTGCAATCTGCGATTCAAAACTGATTCCTTTATTGGCACCAGGAGTACCACCTCCCCCTCCCATGGCTTTTTCGAGTAGTGTCCGACGTGCATCAATCAAGCGTTTGGTACTGAAGATGACAGGATCGGTTTCCGGAATCATTGCATCCAAAGCCAGCTTGTCCAGCTTGGCTTCCTCTTCATCGGTCAGTGTTTTCGCTTCGTCATATTTTTTCTGACGAATCAGCGTTGCCGCTTTACCCAGGTTCCGTTTGATCGAAGCCAACTCCTTACGTTGTTCCGCAGTCAGCTTCGCTGCCTGGCTGGTGGCAGTCAGGATTCCGGAGAATAGAACCAGAGCC
The sequence above is a segment of the Gimesia algae genome. Coding sequences within it:
- the thiO gene encoding glycine oxidase ThiO — translated: MMDVNIIGGGVIGLSIAYELVNQGLTVAVFDRQQFGQEASWAGAGMLPPAKLECATTPGGQLRAASQPLWPEWSCRLQEESGIDNGYLICGGLHVSLSEDIADWQSYVEDWRKTGTAVEELDSVSLREHAPFLNPQIASGFSLPEMGQVRNPRHMKALLSACANRGVAIHAGAPAVGFETKGESVTGIQTPFGIHQAGQTVIAGGAWSPELLSRLGIQCELVPVQGQIVLLSMKRIPFRQVIESGRRYLVPRSDGKILIGSTEKQAGFNKENTAEGVAGLIAFAQSVVPELKDATFERAWAGLRPKSIDGLPYLGRVDGYQNLIMAAGHYRDGLQLSPITARLIRQLICEEELSISLDPFACQRGIKIN
- the dtd gene encoding D-aminoacyl-tRNA deacylase is translated as MRAVVQRVSRASVTVNGEITGEIEQGFLVLLGVEQDDTQDDVIYLAQKAAGLRVFEDADGKMNLALSDVNGKMLVVSQFTLLGDCRKGRRPSFVNAARPEQANELYQSFVAEVRGQGIPVETGRFQEHMDVELVNDGPITLLLDSKKQF
- a CDS encoding c-type cytochrome domain-containing protein — protein: MSHRSVQITRFLLALVLFSGILTATSQAAKLTAEQRKELASIKRNLGKAATLIRQKKYDEAKTLTDEEEAKLDKLALDAMIPETDPVIFSTKRLIDARRTLLEKAMGGGGGTPGANKGISFESQIAPILNEKCSNCHGAQRASANLNLNTFADMRKGGRTGLLLVPGNPRASLLALKLIAPDNQRMPKNAPALEQNQIELIAKWIQEGARFDGEKETDPIGASAKAKKNPVKVEMATGNEKVSFMNDVAPWMLDFCMRCHSGNNPASGFSVMTFEDILRGGDTGEVIVPGKPDDSRLWQLVGLQDPIKMPQGQALLKRKNANDLKTWIEEGAKFDGKNAKGNLREMVPTEDEKRMAELATLSPEKFADMRRETLEPTWKRALNNEKPELLETDDFIFYGNVGSDRLKQISGWAETQADSLRKLFNEKQKPLWRGKLAVYVIKDRFGYSEFNQTNEDRRVDPATTWHSKVTPTSLEAYLVLQDVGDEASLDSPGLQTNVVAGLTNAAIQRGEGDVPMWLSRGLGMLLAANGSSGQKYFESLRQEALNAAPKVTRPEQLVAEGTFSPSETTAVGFTLVEFLINNGGAQKMALLLKEFKAGTAAPAALQKVYGTNLRALATAYARTLRPGKLN